A genomic window from Solanum dulcamara chromosome 11, daSolDulc1.2, whole genome shotgun sequence includes:
- the LOC129872420 gene encoding probable LRR receptor-like serine/threonine-protein kinase RFK1 — protein sequence MYPTIAWILRLHCCFLFLISAESRVPQEEVNVLQHIAKTMGATYLSFDADLCRVEDVGVTVKLQWHEKIVGCDHEDHITKIVLKGLNLPGVLPPELVKLPYIEEIDFAYNYLSGRIPVEWAATQLTNISVTVNRLSGEIPKELGNISSLLYLNLEANQFSGSVPSELGKLIYLQTLILSSNQLVGEVPTSFSKLVNLTDFRLSDNNFSGQIPDFIQNWKQITKLEMHATGLEGPIPSNISLLNKLTDLRISDIGGPVQAFPSLSDIMGLHNLVLRNCSLSGELPVYIWAMKDLQVLDVTFNKLVGEIPNYISARSVLKFVFLTGNMLSGDIPDSILKNGINVDLSYNNFTWQGPDKHACQQNMNLYLNLYKSSAAVSPLMRILPCTRDFTCRRYGCSLHVSSGGNDFTVKESDGEVHYAGDASVDGGSARYFSSSTNYWGLSSTGDFMDDNNDQNARFIESTPSKSLSELYNHARMSPLSLTYFRYCLRNGGYNVSLHFAEISFTNDSTYTSLGRRVFDIYIQEKLVWKDFNIVNEAGGVQTPVVKHFNTSVTDNFLEIRFYWAGKGTIRIPSRGHYGPLISAISLKPTFGSCSEEDKKSVTVYVIVGVVATCIFLLLMSTLWWKGYLQCKKKQRKDLEGMELQTISFTLKQIKVATNNFDASNKIGEGGFGAVFKGRLSDGTLVAVKQLSHQSRQGNREFLNEIGMISCLQHPNLVKLHGCCIEGTELLLVYEYLENNSLARALFNSEKSQLILDWPTRFKICVGIAKGLAFLHEESSLKIVHRDIKATNVLLDRDLNPKISDFGLARLTEGDNTHISTRVAGTIGYMAPEYALWGYLSYKADVYSFGIVLLEIVSGKNNNSYEPSDNFICLLDWAFHLLQNGKMEELIDEKLGSQFSKAEAERIVKVALLCTSSTPSLRPIMSEAVGMLEGKRDTPDDIPEASMYTDDLRFKALKDFQRERQNQSASSNQAQCSSIQTASDLCEYNPESRSD from the exons ATGTACCCAACCATAGCTTGGATTCTGAGATTACACTGCTGTTTCTTGTTCTTGATATCTGCAGAGTCCAGAGTGCCTCAAGAAGAAG TGAATGTCCTCCAACATATTGCCAAAACGATGGGTGCAACATATTTGAGTTTCGATGCAGATTTATGCAGAGTTGAAGACGTTGGAGTCACAGTTAAGCTACAGTGGCATGAGAAAATTGTTGGATGTGATCATGAAGACCACATCACAAAAAT TGTATTAAAGGGTTTAAATCTTCCAGGAGTACTCCCACCTGAATTGGTTAAGCTTCCCTACATCGAAGAAAT tgattttgcatacaactatCTCAGTGGTAGAATTCCAGTTGAGTGGGCCGCAACACAGCTGACTAACAT CTCTGTTACTGTAAACCGGTTGTCAGGGGAAATCCCAAAGGAGTTGGGAAATATCAGCAGCCTTTTGTACCT GAATCTCGAGGCAAACCAGTTTTCAGGCAGTGTTCCTTCTGAACTAGGGAAACTGATCTACTTGCAAACCCT GATTTTATCCTCCAACCAATTGGTGGGGGAGGTGCCAACTTCATTTTCCAAACTCGTAAATTTAACAGATTT TAGGTTAAGTGACAACAATTTCAGTGGACAAATTCCGGATTTCATACAGAACTGGAAACAAATTACCAAACT GGAGATGCATGCCACCGGACTAGAGGGTCCCATTCCATCAAACATATCTCTTCTGAATAAGTTAACAGATTT GAGGATCAGTGACATAGGTGGACCAGTTCAGGCATTTCCTTCACTGAGTGATATAATGGGATTGCATAACTT GGTATTGAGAAACTGCAGCCTTTCTGGAGAGCTTCCTGTATATATTTGGGCGATGAAGGATCTGCAAGTATT AGACGTTACCTTCAACAAGTTAGTTGGAGAAATCCCAAACTATATTAGTGCTAGAAGTGTGCTGAAGTTTGT GTTTCTTACTGGCAACATGCTCAGTGGAGATATACCAGACTCAATTTTGAAGAATGGAATAAATGT TGATCTTTCTTACAATAATTTTACATGGCAAGGACCTGACAAACATGCTTGTCAGCAAAACAT GAATCTGTATTTAAACTTGTACAAGAGCTCTGCAGCAGTAAGCCCCTT AATGAGAATTCTTCCATGTACGAGGGATTTCACTTGTCGTCGGT ATGGGTGTTCATTACATGTTAGTAGTGGTGGAAATGATTTTACTGTAAAGGAGAGCGATGGAGAAGTTCATTATGCAGGAGATGCAAGCGTTGATGGTGGTTCTGCTAGATATTTCAGCAGTAGCACCAATTATTGGGGATTGAGTAGCACTGGGGACTTTATGGATGATAATAACGACCAAAATGCACGTTTTATTGAAAGTACACCATCAAAAAGCCTCTCTGAATTGTACAATCACGCACGGATGTCTCCGCTCTCACTCACTTACTTCCGTTATTGCTTGAGGAATGGGGGTTACAATGTCAGCTTGCACTTTGCTGAGATAAGTTTTACAAATGACAGCACCTATACCAGTCTTGGAAGGCGAGTGTTTGATATATACATCCAG GAGAAATTAGTTTGGAAAGACTTCAATATTGTGAATGAGGCTGGTGGAGTTCAAACGCCCGTGGTTAAGCATTTTAACACCAGTGTAACAGATAACTTTTTGGAGATTCGATTTTACTGGGCTGGCAAAGGAACTATCAGAATCCCATCTAGAGGGCATTACGGTCCCCTAATATCTGCTATCTCACTCAAACCAA CTTTTGGATCTTGTTCAGAGGAAGATAAAAAGAGTGTGACTGTTTATGTTATTGTTGGAGTAGTGGCTACATGCATTTTCCTGTTGTTAATGAGCACACTTTGGTGGAAAGGATATCTGCAATGCAAAAAGAAACAGAGAAAAG ATTTAGAGGGCATGGAGCTGCAGAccatttcttttactttaaagCAAATAAAGGTTGCCACTAATAACTTTGATGCTTCTAACAAGATAGGTGAAGGTGGTTTTGGCGCAGTTTTCAAG GGACGGTTATCTGATGGTACTTTAGTTGCAGTAAAGCAGCTCTCGCATCAATCAAGACAGGGGAACCGTGAATTCTTAAATGAGATTGGCATGATTTCTTGTTTGCAACACCCAAATCTTGTTAAGCTGCATGGTTGCTGCATTGAAGGAACTGAATTACTGCTCGTATATGAGTACTTGGAAAACAATAGCCTCGCTCGCGCATTATTTA ATTCAGAGAAAAGTCAATTGATACTTGATTGGCCGACAAGGTTCAAGATTTGTGTTGGGATTGCTAAAGGTCTGGCTTTCCTTCATGAGGAATCAAGCCTTAAAATTGTACACAGAGACATTAAAGCTACTAATGTACTGCTAGATAGAGATCTGAATCCCAAAATTTCGGACTTCGGGCTAGCTAGACTTACTGAAGGTGATAATACCCATATTAGCACTCGAGTTGCTGGAACAAT AGGATACATGGCACCAGAGTATGCACTATGGGGTTATTTGTCCTACAAAGCAGATGTCTACAGCTTTGGAATTGTCCTCCTGGAAATTGTTAGCGGCAAGAACAACAATAGCTATGAGCCTTCTGACAATTTCATTTGTCTTTTAGATTGG GCCTTTCACTTGCTACAAAATGGAAAAATGGAGGAGCTGATTGATGAAAAATTGGGTTCTCAGTTCAGCAAAGCAGAAGCAGAAAGGATAGTAAAAGTAGCACTATTATGCACTAGTTCAACGCCATCACTCAGGCCTATAATGTCTGAGGCTGTAGGCATGCTTGAAGGAAAAAGAGATACCCCTGATGATATCCCAGAAGCAAGTATGTATACTGACGATTTGAGATTTAAAGCCTTGAAAGATTTCCAACGAGAGAGGCAAAATCAAAGCGCGTCAAGTAATCAAGCTCAGTGTTCAAGCATCCAAACTGCCTCTGATCTCTGTGAATACAACCCCGAATCAAGATCTGACTGA
- the LOC129872623 gene encoding aquaporin NIP1-1-like, producing MSTVEYFTVDFSAELLGTYLSMFAGFAAMVVNKNMSLLGITVLWGLDMMAMIYTVGPVSCAHFNPAVTVAFALWKRIAWRHVPAYILAQVVGATLATVTTRLMFKEEQLQSLRTIPAGSDLQSLGLEFLITFNLMFAVTGTAVDNRAVSDHCLFKCKGPRAEFDLFYPSLCLMMQVGELTGHVIGAVVTINSIFWKISPKQNINDRYYCPGLINQPLLRSKLTLSAVD from the exons TTAGTGCAGAGCTTCTAGGCACCTACTTATCGATGTTTGCTGGTTTTGCTGCCATGGTGGTGAACAAGAACATGAGCCTTCTAGGAATAACAGTTTTGTGGGGTTTGGATATGATGGCTATGATCTACACTGTTGGACCTGTTTCTTGTGCCCATTTTAACCCTGCTGTCACCGTTGCTTTTGCTTTATGGAAGAGGATAGCATGGAGACAT GTGCCAGCATATATATTAGCACAAGTCGTGGGAGCAACTCTAGCAACTGTCACTACGAGATTAATGTTCAAGGAAGAGCAACTTCAGTCTCTGAGAACAATACCAGCTGGCTCAGATTTGCAGTCTCTTGGATTAGAATTCTTGATCACTTTCAACCTCATGTTTGCTGTTACAGGCACCGCAGTGGATAATCGAGCTGTTAGTGATCACTGCTTGTTTAAATGTAAAGGTCCTAGGGCAGAATTTGACTTATTCTATCCTTCTCTCTGTTTAATGATGCAGGTTGGAGAACTCACTGGACATGTTATTGGAGCTGTAGTCACAATTAACTCTATTTTCTGG AAGATTAGCCCGAAACAAAATATAAACGACAGATACTACTGTCCCGGTCTGATTAATCAACCACTTCTCAGGTCCAAGTTAACTCTTTCAGCAGTAGATtag
- the LOC129872829 gene encoding histidinol dehydrogenase, chloroplastic isoform X1, with protein MDCKILSLSSSCSLASNLRAIHTRNTVFYRKYSYLPAGLIRKSIRCSMKSYKLSELTTSEVDSLKARPRIDFSSIFSTVQPIVDDVRNRGDAAVKDYTSRFDKVVLDKIVEDVNELPDPELDSSVQEAFDVAYDNIYAFHAAQKPVEKVVENMHGVRCKRVARSIASVGLYVPGGTAVLPSTALMLSVPAQIAGCKTVVLATPPSRDGSICKEVLYCAKKAGVTHILKAGGAQAISAMAWGTESCPKVEKIYGPGNQYVTAAKMILQNSEAMVSIDMPAGPSEVLVIADKHSSPVHVAADLLSQAEHGPDSQVVLVIAGDGVDLNAIQEEIRKQCQALPRGEFALQALSHSFTVLARDMLEAISFSNMYAPEHLIINVNEAEKWESLIENAGSVFMGQWTPESVGDYASGTNHVLPTYGYARMYGGVSLDSFLKYITVQSLTEEGLRNLGPYVEKMAEVEGLDAHKRAVTLRLQDIEARQVSHSR; from the exons ATGGACTGCAAAATTCTATCATTGAGTAGTTCCTGTAGCTTGGCTAGTAATCTTCGGGCAATTCATACACGCAATACTGTATTTTATCGGAAATATTCTTATCTGCCTGCAG GGTTAATTCGTAAGTCAATTAGGTGCTCAATGAAGTCGTATAAGTTATCAGAGCTTACAACTTCTGAGGTTGACAGCCTCAAAGCTCGTCCTCGCATTGATTTCTCTTCCATTTTCAGCACA GTTCAACCCATTGTTGATGATGTTCGTAATAGAGGTGATGCTGCAGTTAAAGA TTACACATCACGGTTTGACAAAGTTGTACTGGACAAGATAGTTGAAGATGTCAATGAGCTTCCAGATCCCGAG CTTGATTCATCTGTTCAAGAAGCATTTGATGTGGCATATGACAACATATATGCCTTTCATGCTGCTCAAAAGCCTGTTGAGAAAGTTGTGGAGAACATGCAT GGCGTCAGATGTAAACGTGTGGCTAGGAGTATTGCCTCTGTAGGGCTTTATGTTCCCGGTGGAACTGCTGTTTTACCTTCTACAGCTCTGATGCTTTCAGTT CCAGCACAAATTGCTGGATGTAAAACAGTTGTACTTGCAACTCCACCTTCTCGGGATGGCAGCATTTGCAAG GAAGTGCTTTATTGTGCCAAGAAAGCAGGTGTGACCCACATCCTTAAAGCTGGGGGCGCTCAG GCAATTTCTGCAATGGCCTGGGGCACTGAATCATGCCCAAAG GTTGAGAAGATATATGGGCCTGGGAACCAGTATGTCACTGCTGCAAAAATGATTCTGCAG AACAGCGAAGCGATGGTTTCTATTGACATGCCTGCTGGGCCTTCTGAAGTCCTTGTTATAGCTGACAAGCATTCCAGTCCTGTCCACGTGGCAGCAGATTTACTTTCACAG GCGGAGCATGGGCCAGATAGCCAAGTCGTACTGGTTATTGCTGGGGATGGTGTTGATCTAAATGCCATTCAAGAGGAAATTAGGAAGCAGTGTCAAGCGCTTCCAAGGGGAGAATTTGCACTTCAGGCACTAAGCCACAGCTTCACTGTGTTAGCACGGGATATGCTTGAG GCAATTTCCTTCTCAAACATGTATGCACCTGAGCATCTTATAATCAATGTGAATGAAGCTGAGAAGTGGGAAAGTTTAATTGAGAATGCAG GTTCTGTATTTATGGGACAGTGGACACCTGAGAGTGTAGGAGATTATGCAAGTGGAACTAACCATGTTCTTCCAACTTATGGATATGCACGGATGTATGGTGGGGTCTCTTTGGACTCTTTCTTGAAGTACATCACTGTGCAGTCTTTGACAGAAGAAGGGCTGAGGAATCTTGGCCCTTACGTAGAGAAAATGGCTGAAGTTGAGGGTCTGGATGCCCACAAGAGGGCTGTAACCCTTAGACTGCAGGACATAGAAGCGAGGCAAGTATCGCACTCAAGATGA
- the LOC129874754 gene encoding seipin-2 has translation MEDTQPNKQANDEDLFDDAAEEFPFDDCSVIFSDAETGVSEDDVNPNQSPENDDFTSSSLRHRRPFSYNDSGNESAKFRPSISSGSYSNSRERKLRFSRKLMAYDQDKNGSLNNIENSNSMQLDLSTKSQKGRGDEENKEISIGMNANSVIIGTSNDDSSLLKEDSVITDVNNDGINNSEEVNSHLRESDDSSSNVLLDLANLVIKSVGFQVNMLITIVSLIIKLFTFPVWLIYSSYMFVMDPFQIMRRVKRYVIHRFMSSFGFVFEKMLKFVSGWLKEQSSVWRLGLQFGWGCLWSVYVCFVLVGLLVSAFIMGGILMRIMVEEPIRMNEPLNFDYTAKKPVAYVPIIKSPGVTCGVDSQVEVGMVDGVRVIPPNHKLQVTVSLMLPESDYNRNLGIFQVRVDFLTSNGKVLSSSRRPCMLQFKSNPIRLFSTFLKAAPLVTGYTSESQKLKVDLRGFSEGFIPTACLRVIIEQRAEFHPGGGIPEIYAASLTLESELPFTKRMLWYWKTTLFVWVSMMLFTMEFLLALLCCKPLIIPRSRLRRDPNSRTGSQNNPPIGR, from the exons ATGGAAGATACACAGCCAAATAAGCAAGCCAATGACGAAGACCTATTCGACGATGCGGCGGAGGAATTCCCCTTCGACGATTGCAGCGTCATATTTTCCGACGCCGAAACTGGCGTATCGGAGGATGACGTAAACCCCAATCAATCCCCGGAAAATGACGATTTTACTTCGTCTTCTCTCCGGCACCGGCGACCTTTTTCTTACAATGATTCTGGTAACGAGTCTGCTAAATTTCGACCTTCTATAAGTTCCGGGAGTTATTCGAATTCGAGAGAGCGAAAGTTAAGGTTCTCAAGGAAATTGATGGCATACGATCAGGATAAGAACGGAAGTTTGAATAATATAGAAAATTCGAACTCAATGCAGCTTGATTTGAGCACAAAAAGTCAAAAAGGTAGAGGTGATGAAGAAAATAAGGAGATTTCGATAGGTATGAATGCAAATAGTGTAATAATAGGTACTTCGAATGATGATTCTTCACTGCTGAAAGAGGATTCTGTAATTACGGATGTGAACAATGACGGAATCAATAATTCAGAAGAAGTTAATTCGCATTTGAGAGAAAGTGATGATTCAAGTTCGAATGTTTTGTTGGATTTAGCGAATTTAGTGATAAAATCTGTTGGATTTCAAGTGAATATGTTGATAACTATTGTGAGTTTAATAATAAAGCTGTTTACATTTCCTGTATGGCTAATTTATAGCTCGTATATGTTTGTGATGGATCCATTTCAAATAATGAGGCGTGTGAAACGATATGTAATACACAGGTTTATGAGCAGTTTTGGGTTTGTGTTTGAGAAGATGTTGAAATTTGTATCTGGATGGTTGAAGGAGCAGAGTTCAGTGTGGAGGTTGGGGCTTCAATTTGGATGGGGATGTTTGTGGTCTGTGTATGTGTGTTTTGTGTTGGTTGGATTGTTGGTATCAGCTTTTATAATGGGCGGCATCTTGATGAGAATTATGGTGGAAGAGCCAATCAGGATGAACGAGCCTTTGAATTTTGATTATACAGCAAAGAAGCCAGTTGCATATGTGCCGATAATAAAAAGTCCAGGTGTGACCTGTGGTGTAGATAGTCAAGTGGAGGTTGGAATGGTTGATGGGGTGCGAGTTATCCCACCTAATCATAAGCTGCAGGTTACTGTTTCACTAATGTTGCCTGAATCAGATTACAACAGAAACTTGGGCATTTTTCAG GTGAGGGTGGATTTCCTCACTTCTAATGGTAAAGTGCTATCTAGCTCCAGGCGACCCTGTATGTTGCAATTCAAAAGCAATCCTATACGCCTTTTTTCTACTTTCCTTAAAGCTGCCCCTCTTGTCACTGGATATACATCAGAATCCCAAAAGTTGAAGGTAGACTTAAGGGGCTTCTCTGAAGGTTTCATTCCAACTGCATGCTTGAGGGTTATCATTGAGCAACGAGCTGAATTCCATCCTGGAGGTGGAATTCCCGAAATATATGCTGCCTCTTTAACACTGGAGTCTGAACTTCCTTTTACGAAAAGAATGCTATGGTATTGGAAGACAACATTGTTTGTGTGGGTTAGCATGATGTTGTTTACAATGGAATTCCTTCTCGCTCTTCTTTGCTGCAAACCTCTTATCATTCCGAGATCAAGATTGAGGCGTGATCCAAACAGTCGTACTGGGTCACAGAACAATCCACCTATTGGACGGTAG
- the LOC129872829 gene encoding histidinol dehydrogenase, chloroplastic isoform X2, with amino-acid sequence MKSYKLSELTTSEVDSLKARPRIDFSSIFSTVQPIVDDVRNRGDAAVKDYTSRFDKVVLDKIVEDVNELPDPELDSSVQEAFDVAYDNIYAFHAAQKPVEKVVENMHGVRCKRVARSIASVGLYVPGGTAVLPSTALMLSVPAQIAGCKTVVLATPPSRDGSICKEVLYCAKKAGVTHILKAGGAQAISAMAWGTESCPKVEKIYGPGNQYVTAAKMILQNSEAMVSIDMPAGPSEVLVIADKHSSPVHVAADLLSQAEHGPDSQVVLVIAGDGVDLNAIQEEIRKQCQALPRGEFALQALSHSFTVLARDMLEAISFSNMYAPEHLIINVNEAEKWESLIENAGSVFMGQWTPESVGDYASGTNHVLPTYGYARMYGGVSLDSFLKYITVQSLTEEGLRNLGPYVEKMAEVEGLDAHKRAVTLRLQDIEARQVSHSR; translated from the exons ATGAAGTCGTATAAGTTATCAGAGCTTACAACTTCTGAGGTTGACAGCCTCAAAGCTCGTCCTCGCATTGATTTCTCTTCCATTTTCAGCACA GTTCAACCCATTGTTGATGATGTTCGTAATAGAGGTGATGCTGCAGTTAAAGA TTACACATCACGGTTTGACAAAGTTGTACTGGACAAGATAGTTGAAGATGTCAATGAGCTTCCAGATCCCGAG CTTGATTCATCTGTTCAAGAAGCATTTGATGTGGCATATGACAACATATATGCCTTTCATGCTGCTCAAAAGCCTGTTGAGAAAGTTGTGGAGAACATGCAT GGCGTCAGATGTAAACGTGTGGCTAGGAGTATTGCCTCTGTAGGGCTTTATGTTCCCGGTGGAACTGCTGTTTTACCTTCTACAGCTCTGATGCTTTCAGTT CCAGCACAAATTGCTGGATGTAAAACAGTTGTACTTGCAACTCCACCTTCTCGGGATGGCAGCATTTGCAAG GAAGTGCTTTATTGTGCCAAGAAAGCAGGTGTGACCCACATCCTTAAAGCTGGGGGCGCTCAG GCAATTTCTGCAATGGCCTGGGGCACTGAATCATGCCCAAAG GTTGAGAAGATATATGGGCCTGGGAACCAGTATGTCACTGCTGCAAAAATGATTCTGCAG AACAGCGAAGCGATGGTTTCTATTGACATGCCTGCTGGGCCTTCTGAAGTCCTTGTTATAGCTGACAAGCATTCCAGTCCTGTCCACGTGGCAGCAGATTTACTTTCACAG GCGGAGCATGGGCCAGATAGCCAAGTCGTACTGGTTATTGCTGGGGATGGTGTTGATCTAAATGCCATTCAAGAGGAAATTAGGAAGCAGTGTCAAGCGCTTCCAAGGGGAGAATTTGCACTTCAGGCACTAAGCCACAGCTTCACTGTGTTAGCACGGGATATGCTTGAG GCAATTTCCTTCTCAAACATGTATGCACCTGAGCATCTTATAATCAATGTGAATGAAGCTGAGAAGTGGGAAAGTTTAATTGAGAATGCAG GTTCTGTATTTATGGGACAGTGGACACCTGAGAGTGTAGGAGATTATGCAAGTGGAACTAACCATGTTCTTCCAACTTATGGATATGCACGGATGTATGGTGGGGTCTCTTTGGACTCTTTCTTGAAGTACATCACTGTGCAGTCTTTGACAGAAGAAGGGCTGAGGAATCTTGGCCCTTACGTAGAGAAAATGGCTGAAGTTGAGGGTCTGGATGCCCACAAGAGGGCTGTAACCCTTAGACTGCAGGACATAGAAGCGAGGCAAGTATCGCACTCAAGATGA